The genomic DNA TCCTCGATCACACCCTCCGGGCAGGCACCGGTCCATGACCGCACCTGGATCTTTGGGGCCGACGGGGCCCCCGCGGGCCGGGCATGCTGGGCGCGCAACGCCTCCAGATCCACGGGCACATCGAGCAGGAGGCGGTGCTCGCGGTGGCCGGCACGCAGTCCGAGCGTGGTCGCGAAGGCCACGCCGGCCTCGCTGTACGTCTCGGCCTGCATGATCTCGGCCGCGCCCCGCAGACGGTCCCGGACCGCCTCGGCCAGCGCGGTGCCGACCCCTTGCCGGCGGTGCGCCGGCAGCACGGAGATCTCGACCTCGGCCGCCTCCCCGGGATCCATATCGGCCCCCGCGGCCCCGACGGGCAGGCCCTCGCGCGTGGCCAGCAGCAGCACCGAGGTGCGATCTGGCTTCGGGTCGCCGTAGCGGGCCGAGGTGGTCTCGTCGCTCGCCCACCAGGCGGCCTCGCGCCCGGCATTGAACCCCTCCCCGAGCAGGGAGTTCCAGG from Brachybacterium sacelli includes the following:
- a CDS encoding GNAT family N-acetyltransferase; translation: MSTVRITDVDPTRGDELLAWNSLLGEGFNAGREAAWWASDETTSARYGDPKPDRTSVLLLATREGLPVGAAGADMDPGEAAEVEISVLPAHRRQGVGTALAEAVRDRLRGAAEIMQAETYSEAGVAFATTLGLRAGHREHRLLLDVPVDLEALRAQHARPAGAPSAPKIQVRSWTGACPEGVIEEWARLTTQMEEDVPLGDLTRPAARSDVAGVRRSEQRMADQGWILVRSLARLDGAAVGYTEMFVNRHDPEIITQDDTLVDPGHRGHGVGRALKLANLENLRGVDEAREARWVQTYTAPDNTAMLTLNRAFGFRDADQLTILEGTVG